The genome window TTTATCCATAATTCCAGTATACGATCTCAGGAGTCCATCCTGGGTCAATTGCAATGAGTGATGAGGATGATATTCATTGTGCCGGGACACCGACATAACCGCATCCAATTTGGGCCGCGCCCGCAGCATCTCCACTCCCTGATCGATCAACCCAGCCGTGACCGTGGGAGCGTTGGCGATCAACACCACCAGGGCTTCGATTTCCTGGTTCAACTGCCCGCGCATTTCCTGATAGCCATGCTCGATCACATCTTCAAGTGTTACAGATTCGGCCGCCAATTCGGGCGAACGTTCGATCACACCCACGCCAATATGACTGGCAATGCGGGACATATTGGCATCGTCAGTGCTGAGATAAACTTTATTAACTTCGAACGAATTTAGCGCAGCCAAAATCGGATAGACCATTAACGGTCTGCCGAGTAATGGAAAGGTGTTCCTGCCGGGGAAAGGCTGATTTTCCGCACGCCCGCATATAAGGGAAACGATCATTTTATTATTCAATACTCCAATTTCAATCTTTTTTGCAACTCACCTCAAAAAGGTGCTAACCGAATTTTCCTTTGAACTATTAGACGTGTTTTTCACTAAAGTGATTACGCCAGCCACCGACAATGCCTTAGCGCGCAGTACTACTTTTTTATTCAAATTTTGCTTGATATCAAACGCAGTTGTCCGGCTACATTCTGCACAACGTATTCGTCTCGGGTCGGGGAAAGTTGAATTCCCTAAAAAACTTAAACGCCGAAAAACGTTGAAACGGGACTGGCTCGCAAGGTTCACAGCGGGCCGTTTTATCATTTCAGCACGCCAACTTTCTTAAGTAAGGGACTGTGATTAATTTTTATCCTTCATTTGCCAATGTTAATTAATTTGAAACAGTACCCGGCTTATAACCGTGTGCCTGAAGCCAATATTCCACTTGCGGAATTTGCCATTCATAATCTACATCCAAGCCCCCCCATTGATGAATGGGCAAAATATTTTGCCCCATCCATTTTTGAGGAAGAAGCCCAGAGTGAATATTCTCAAGACAATGCGGACGCACAATAGATGTACCCATATCTGCAAAATACACATCGCCCTGTGAGTCGCGGTCACAATTCAATGTGGCCGGGTCGCCAAAGACTTCAAACGGTACAAAGGGGTGCAGATACCCATCCTCGCCCAATTTGCGTGCGCGGAGTGGACTCCACATGTTGTAAATAGAAACTGTCACAGCCGAATCTGCTTTCGGGTCAGCACGAAGCGCGGCAATTCCCTGTTCAAGTAAATCGGAATTAATGGTAGCGGCATTGGCAAAAAGCAAAATCATAAATTCAATTGTCATGCCCTCCATTGCGAGTTCATCGCGAATGACTTGATACCCGTGAATATAAGCATCTTCGCCTAAGGCTTGTTTGGTGGCAAGATGCGGTGGGCGATCAATGATGCGGACCCCAAGTTCGGATGCAATTTCTTTAATACGCGGCGAATCTGTTGAAGCATATACACGATCTACAGAAGGAGCATTGAGGGCCGCTAATAAAGGGTAAGATACCAATGGGCGACCCAAGACAGGGTATAGGTTTTTTCCGGGAAAACCGGAAGAGCCTTCACGTCCTAAAAGAAGACCACAGATCATATTAATTACCTCTTGTTCGTTATTTTAACTAATCAGCCGATTTTTCTCAGGAGCCGATTAATCCAGTAATCAAATTTAGCAAAGTGAAAGATTGAAACAATTTCTGATGTTTTTTCTCTTTCCACACGAGCATCTATGCAACCATATTGAGCTGCGATGTTTAAGATATCTATAGCACGACCGGGCAAGTCAAGAATAACATATAGTCCAACTGCCTTTAAGATATCGTCTTTTATATTAGCATTTTCTCGTTTCTGTTCCCAATTGGATACACTAGGAAAATAGATCGCCTTCCCCCAAAGAGGCTCACCTTGATGATAAATGGAACGCGCATTTACAGGGCGACTATATTCGATATCAATGTTAACCAAATCATAGCCGTTACTTCGCAAGAATTTGTCAATCTCGCTAAACCAGCCTTGCCCCTGCCAAACTTCAGTTAATTCAAATTCAATTTTTATGCATTTGATAAATGCTTTTTTTAGAAGTTGAGCAGCGCCCTCTAAAACAAAATAATCATGCCCTTCTACATTTATATCCAGCAAATCTAATTCTTGGTGTCGGCTCATGAACAAGGAGTCAAGTGTTGTTAATTCCACCTGAATCCCTTCTTTTGTTAGGATGCCATCCTGACCAAATCGCCTGGCAAAAGATTGAGAAGGTGGATGCAAAGACGATGCCCTGGGGTCATGTGCTATGAAAAAAGTGCCCATTCCCCTTTTGTTTGAAATACAAACGGGGAGTTGTTTATCAGAACGAATTTCTTCAGGATCAAAATCTATTTTATTAAGATATGCTGTTGGCAACAAAGTCCAGGGGGGTTTTAGCGCGCCTCCCGAACCAACATCTATAAAACCAATTGGCGATTGGATGCCGGAAAACAACTTCGCGCAAAACTGTTTCTTACGTTTTTCAGTTATTGGAATAAACATTTCTTTTATACGCCTAATTGCCGGGCAGGTCTAATTCAATTATCGTCGTAGGGCTAGATCCTTTTTCAAACAAGAAAAAAGCCATGATGACCTGATCCAGCGCAATTTTTGCAGTTGGTGAAACAGCGTGCATATATCCTTTCGCACGAATTAAAGCAGGAGCAGGCAGTAGTGTTTTGACAACCACCATCAGTTCATCAACATTCATAATGTAGTAAGGAAGGCGGGTAGCCTGTGTATTCTCGCCAAAGCGAATTTCAATTTCTCCCAGTACAGATGCTGTATGAGTAAGGCGGAAATCACATAGCAAGTAACGATTGGTTTGCTCCCACATAGCTTTCAGCATTTCTTGATAATGTGAATTTACATGCAAAACACCTGTGCAGTGTACCAAGTCAAAAGAGCCAGCAGAAAATGGAAAATTCACACCATCATTCACATAAAATTCGCTATCAGGATAATCTTGTCGAGCCGTCTCAATTAATTCAGGAGTGATATCAACACCTACGTAACGCAGTTTTGGATTAAATGACTTCATAATGCGACTAAACCCTCCCGCCGCACAACCAACATCTAATACTGAGTTTACTTCTTGTAATACAGCAGGCAGGAAAAATTTCTCAGATTCATACAAATCATCTTTTGTATTTCGATGTGAACGGTAAAATTCTAGGCTATCTGGTGCTGACCAGCCTTTTTGTTCTGTAAGAATCTGTTTATTCAAATCACTGGTCATGGCTTCCTCCATAAATCCTTGGTAACGCAACGCAGAGCATCTACAAATCCTATCATGACATCTGGTCCGCCTAATGTAATACGAATACAATCTTGAACAGCCGGAGATGAAAATCCGCCCTTTACAAGGTACCCCTGTTGTTTGAGTGAAGCGACAATTTCCTGTGTGTTATTCATTCCTGTAAATCGTATCAATTGAAAGTTTGCCGGGCATTCCGGGAATCCCAATCCAAGATCAAGCGCCGCTTCTTCCAAGACATTCCGCCCGGCTTCCACATCCGCAAGATATTGTTCGGTCAATTCAGGATGATCCAGGACATAATTTCCAATGGCAATAGACATCTCATTAACTTCATGTGCGCCTCTTATTCTATGAACATTGTGAACAATTTCCGGATGCGCTGCAAAATAACCAAGCCGCAAACCAGCCAATCCGCCGACTTTGGAAAATGTTCGAGTGATAACAATATTATCAAACTCATGCACCAAATCTACAACTGTACGAGGATAGAATGGGAAATATGCCTCATCAACAACAAATAATGTATTTACATCTCTTGCGGCGGCAGCCAACTTACGAATGATTGATTCTGAAAGCGTAGAACCTGTGGGCTGGTCTGGATTAGCAATTGCTAAGATACGTGGTTTTTCCATTAAATATTCAAGCATTAAGTCAATATCAAATTTCATCGTTTCTTCGTAAGGGATAGTTCTTGCTTGCGCTTGAAATATTTGAGAGTAAATTGCGTACATCGCATAGGTTGGGTCCGGAAATATAATCGAGTCGCCGGGGCGAACAAAAGTTTGAAAAAGCATGCGGATGGCGGCATCTGAGCCGTTTGTCAAGTAAAGATATTCTTCAGGAACGTTCAGGGTTTTACTCAACCTCTGATAAAGAGGTGTTGGATCTGGATATGCGCAAAACATTTCGGGCTCAAGCGTAGTTAACATATCCTGAAAAACAGCTTGGGACACTGGTTCAACTCGTTCATTTCGGTCAAGACGCACATACTCTGTGCGTTCACCCATATTCTCTTTCACGCGGCGTACATTCAATAAATGTTCATTGGGCAGAATCATTTCTCTCCTTTCCGTGTTGCAACTGCAAATAACGTATCACACTTCCATTGTTTTCTTAATGCTTCCGCATACGCACTTTCAAGGCCGGGTGTAAATATATCTTTGAAGCGCCCAACGCCGCCGGGTTTGCCTTCCATCATCCAGACCATGTGATTGGATAGATCATAACGCTGGGCGGGAATCATTTGCACATCATAACCTGCACGGATGAGAACATCTTTCAAGGTTTTATGTGAAAAGTTATAGTAATGTGCCTTCTGCCAATAAAATGGCGCAAAGTTTGGAATGTTGTATGGGCTTAACAATATATCATCCACATTCGGAACTTCAAGCAGGATTCTCCCGTTCGGTTTTAACCATGCAGATAATGAAGCCATATAACCAATTGGGTCGCGCAAATGCTCAAGTACATAATATAAAAACAGAACATCAAAACGTTTTACTGAAAGCTCATCCAAAGAGTTATAGGTTTTTATGCCAATGCTGTTTGCATAATCACGATAGGCTTGGCTCGGTTCAAGTCCAGTTACAGAATTGACATGTCCTCGTAAATCATCCAGGAAATAGCCTGTGGAACTGCCAATTTCCAACACATCGTCCTCCGGTTTTAGGAAAGGACGCACAAGCGGAAGGCGGCGTTCCCCTTCCGCTTGATAGGAACGAAAATGGATTTGAGGGCTTTTCCAAGTTGCACCTGAACGGCCTGACATGTATTTCTCGAACTCAGCGCGGTAAAAATCGGCTTCTTCCTTTTCAGACATAATCGGAAAAAGATAAACAATTTCACATCCACGGCATTTATATTCTGCTGATTCGGGCGCATCAGAAACTTTATCATCAATTAATTCAGCATCTGCTGAGCCGCACAAACGACAAACGGGGTTATTCATAAAACTTCCTTCTTTGCCCACGCCGCCATTTTCCTTAGCCCATCAGACAAGCCCATTTTTGGTTTCCAATTTAATTCTTTTTCAGCAAGTGAAATGTTTGCCGTTAATCCAAATTGGTCAAAGGCAGAGCCTGGTAATTCTTTAATCGGGTGATTTTTATCAAGCCGCATTGCATCCATTAAAGTTTTTAACAATTCGCGCACGGTGGTCGCTTTGCCTGTGCCGAGGTTGTAAATTGGTGACGGGGTTTGTTTCATATTCAAAGCATTTATCCAGGCATCGATTACATCATCAATATAAATAAAATCACGGAATCTTTCAAGCGGGCCGGTCACCGGCACTTCCTCACCGCGCAGCAAATACGCCATAAAAATGCTTGCCATGCCTTGCTTCATATTTCCTAAATTCTGCCCGGGTCCGTACACGCTAAACATGCGAAAAGAAGTGGCTTGCAGACCTTCTAATGAAGCCAGGCGTAACAAATGTTCGGAAGCCAGTTTCGATACACCGTAATACGCAATCGGCTCACAAACTGCATCCTCTGAAACAGGCGAGGCATGCTTATTTCCATACACGGTCATCGAACTGGCATATAAAAAGCGTGAAGTGTTATTTTTCAAACACCAGCGCGATAACAACAACGTGGACGCCGCATTGACCTGCAAATCGTAATACGGCATTTCAATCGAAGCAGGTCCCGATGACTGCGCTGCCAGATGACAGACCGCATCAAATTTTCCTGCTGGAAGGTGATTGAGGCAATCCGCCTTTGCAAGATCATATTCGACAAATTCCGCTTCTTGGGGGATGTTTGCCTGTTTGCCCGTGGACAAATTATCCACCACCGATACCTGATGCCCTTCGGCAATCAAACGGTGTGCCAATGCAGAGCCAATAAACCCCGCGCCGCCTGTAATTAATACTCTCATTCAGCCTCTGTAATATATAATCCGGCTAGTTTTTCATCAGGTTTGCCAAGTTTATGCGAAGCAACGCCTTCATCCAAAAACACTTCACGGCTGTCTTCCGCCGAGCGGTACAAAGCGTTGAGCAGGCGGATCGCGCGCGTGCCCTCTTCGAAGGAGAGCGGATGCGGTTTTTCATCCTTTAAATCGGCAATCACATCGCGGAAAAAATTCCAGTGACCGAATCCATATGCGTCTGGGAAATCTTCTGAATAGGTATTTGCATTTTCAGGGTTAAGCGTATAGGTGCCAAGTTGATTGGATGCAATACCTGTCAGAATGGCAGTGCCTTTTTCTGCCAACACTGAAATGGACGCTTCAAAATCATCAGGACGTGCCGCAGTGGTGACTTCAATCACACCTAATGCACCATTTTTGAATTTTAAGGTGGCAACAAATGTATCTTCCACTTCCACATCTACAAGTTGCGTGGCAGCACGCGCTGTTACTGATTCAATATCGCCAAGCATATACAGAAGCAAATCAATATAATGAATTCCCTGATTGGTCAATGCGCCGCCATCCATGGCCCAAGTACCGCGCCATGCGTCACGGTCATAATATGTTTGCGGGCGGCACCAACGCAAGCGCACTGTTCCCAACACAGGTTTACCTAACGCACCTGAAAGTAAATCATCACGCACTTTTTGCACGGCTTTGTTATAACGGTTCTGATAGACGGGGAATATTTTTACGCCATTGGTATCCGCTGCGGATTTCATACGCGCCAAATCATCCCGCGCCAATGCCATTGGTTTTTCGACGACTACATGTTTTTTATAACGAGAAATCACATCTATGGTATGCTGCGGATGGATTCCGCTGGGTGTGAGGATACAGACCACATCCACATTTTCCTTTTGTAACATGGTGTGATAGTTGATATAAGCAGGCACATTATATTTTTGTGCGTAGCCTTCGGCACGCTCTGGAATCAGATCACACACGGCAACAAGTTTTGCACCTTGTATTTCTGTGATGGGTCCAAGATGATTCTTGGCAATGCGCCCGCATCCGATGAGAGCAAAATGAAGTTCAGGTGGTTTCAAGAAGCAATCTCCAGTTCTTTCTTGAATTTTGTGATATGGCCGGCGGAATTTGCCCTGAAACCCAACAACCAGCTATTTTTCATGCATACCTCGCTGGATGAGATTAGATACAAATACGCGGCCTTTTTTCAAATTATCAGCCAATTCAGCACGTGATATGCCAAGGAGGGAGGGCCAGAACAGGCCGCACGTTCCGACCATGGCGAAGAAGATCAGGGAGGTGATCCCGAATACCGCCAGGATCGGCACCCCCTGCCCTTCAAGCAGGGTACCGAGTAGGGACATGGCGAGGTAGCCGCAAAATAAAATGACAGCAGCCACTGCCAGCTTTTGCGTTAAGGTGCTCAGATAACTCAACCCAAAGGTGCGATGACTCATCCATTCATATACCTGGACGAATAATAACCCAAATACGACCATACGCAGCGCCACCCCAATTGCGCCCAGCCCGAGGCCGGGAACGGGGGCATGGGGCGATGCCAGGAGGAAATAGCTCAGAATCAAATCAGGGATCGACACAAGAATTCCAAGGTTTCGAATGGTCTTCGTTTTCTCAGACCCCTTAAGCGCGGCGGTGTTGATCTGCCCATAGGTTTGCTGGAGGGGATAAAACGCCATGATTGCCAGAACCGGTACAGCCAGACTATATTCATCACCAACCAAAATGTGAACCAGGAAACGGCTGCCAAAGGAGAGCCATGAGCACAACGCCAGAGCCAGGAAAAACAACAAATGGGTGAACTTCAAGTAAGTACGTGCGGCGCGTTCGCGTTCATCGTTTGCCATGGCATTTGCGATCTCGCGCCAAAAGATACTTAATGCGGAACTGGTAAAAACCAGGATGAAGGCGGACCATTTCAACGCCAGTGCAAAATATCCCTGTTCCACGGAACCGTACCAGCGCTGCAGGAGGTAAGCGCTTACATATGCGATCAGGGGCGTGTAATATTCCAGGAGAATGAGCGGCGCGGCAAAACGCCACCAACGCCGGATGTATTCCCTCGCGCGTACACCCAGACTTCCAGCCCAGGTAAGTTCCGAATTATTCACCACCAGCCAGCGGATCAATAAAACCGCAATCAAGGAGGCAGAGAACATATTGATGGCAATATAACTATATAGGTTCAATAAGCCGAATGCGCTCAAGCCAAGCAAGCCCACCACATTGATCATGGATGTGACCAGGGTAAATACCTGCGCATGCACGGTGAGCCCCTTGCTATCTCCCAACTGCCGCAGGGAGGCTGTGATGAATATCATCCACTCAAGCACGGTCACCAGAAAAATCTGATTCAAAACTTGTCCGGACCATAACCAGTCCAATTTTCCCATGACCGCGACGACGCCAATGAACCCGAAGGAGATCAGAACCTGCACAAACAGAACAAGGGCATACAGCCTTGTCAATCCGCCGCTGCGCCGCTCCTGCGACGAGAACGTGAAAAAGGCTTGCTGGGCGCTCGGCTCCAGAAAACCGCGTATTGTGGCGGCAGTTATCATCAGATAATTGAAATTCCCAAAATTTGCAGGTCCAAGGGCACGCGGCACTACGCCGGCTGTGGCAATCCCGGCGGCAAGTTGGATGAACTGCGTTCCGATCGTCGCCAGGTAACGGCGGCGGACGCTTTCGACAGCGGCAGGCTCAACCATGCTTCCCCTCTTTGCCGCAGACTTCGGATAAAAATGTAACAACATTATCAACGCTATGCCCGTCGTGTAATACATAGTTTCTTAAATATTCTTCTGTTCTCAGTTGAGAAAGTTCATCTATAAACAACCATGGGGCCTTTGCAAGCCTGTTGATTGCCGCAAGAAGTTCGGGAACAGATTTACACCAATAACAAGCCTTCTCAAGATCCTTTGCAAAGTGATCCATCAAAATGGTCTGTTGTGGGTCGCAGTACAGGATCAGGGGTTTGCCAAGGGCTAGGACTTCGTTCCAGGTCGTACTGCTGGATGAATCACAAATGACAAGATCGCTGGCAAGAATGGAATTCGCAAGGGATGTAGATGAATCCAGTTGCACGGAAAGGAGCCCAGAGCGTTGCTCAAGCCAGCGCGGGGTTGCTTGCGCACTCAGATCTCCGGGAAACGGTCGGTAAACGACGTTGATATTTGCGGCCTGCCCAAGTATTTCCAGACTTTTCTTTTGTAAATGATAACGGGTTGTATCTTCCACCAGCCATGAAGCACAAATGGTGTTACTTAATGAAACCTCGGCAATCCATAAAACATTGATAGGTTCCGATTTATTTGAAACCTTGGAATTATTAACCCGCATACCCTCCATGCGTGTTGAACCGGCCGGCATAAATTCTGCCCGTGTGGGGATCACTGGGTTTTCTGGAGGCAAGACACCCTCACCATAAGTCAAAAAATAATCTGAATAAGCAAATTCTGCAAAATCGTGGGTTGGAACAACTTGCACGCCATACGAACCTCCATGTTGATACGAAATGACGGGTATTCCTCTCTGTTGTGCCTGATCAGCCAGCACCTTGGCTGAAAGCCACGGCATTGCAAAGAAACAAATCGCATGAGGCTGGACCATCTCTAATGCCTTATCCGCCACATCAGTTGCATACCGAATAAGGGGCAAGGAAAGGGTAAGTATGTTACGCAAATGCGGGAGAATTGATGGAAATAAGTCCATGTCCAGGACCTTTATCCCTGCCTGTTCTGAATGAGCGGCAATCCAATCATCCAATAATGAGACCAGTTCTACGCGCTCCTTATTATCATAGCGTAACGACATGCAATCCAACCTCTGCCCATTCCACAAATAATTTTTGTAAACCGTGGGAGCATATCGCATCCCCCAGTGTTGGTCACCTGTCGGTTCACTATTTAAGTAATAAAGTGAAAATCCAGGGTTATTTTTCAATTCATCCAATACAGGAGACCAGTCATACAATTGCGCATCAACGAAAAGCAGACGAAAAGCCCCCTCTTTGATGGCACCCTTTTTGCGCAAATTTCTCCAGTAACCGATTGTATTTTTTACTATTTGTTTTGCTCGACTGCGAAACTGCAGATAAGCGTCTTTAAGCTCGGCAGGAAGCAGCCGGTTCCCTTGTATTGGAAGTGAAACGAGTTCAATCTCAACACCGGTTTCTGCACAGATCGCATAAAGCGCCTCGAGCCATGGGTTATGCACATATCCGTTATTAGCAAACCAATTGTCTACTTCCCCCTGAAAAGCAACAACCAATGAAGGAGAAAACACTCGTATTGCTGCGCGCATAAGAAAAGCGCGCGCGGCAATACCGCCAATGGAAATTTGCACATAATATGCCTGTCCGGTTAGAAAGCCTCTGTCAACCTGCCGTGCAAGCGGATATTGCTCTAAAATATATCTTTCAATTTCAACCAACAGGTTAAAACAATCAAGGCTATATTGTCGTTCAGCAGATGCAAGCAAACTCATATCTACAACTTCAGAGATGGGCGTAAAGGGCAGGCCCATCTCTTCAAAAGCCAGCATTGCCTGCGCAGTGATCGCCACCAGTTTAGTGTGTTCGTCAATCTTGAAATTGCGAATGACCCAATGAACTTGTGCGCAATTCTCCAAAAAAACAATTCTATTCATTCGTTATTTTCTATTACTGACAAAATTATCCAAAAGAACATTAAGATCTGTCAGATGCTTATGAAGTGCTTTCGAATCAAAATCAGCTGCATTTTCTATCAAGCTGCGCACCTTGGTATGTACAGAACGACTAACAAGTATTTTATACGGGGCAATATCGAAACCGCGTTGCGACTCAAGTTTTCTTAAATTCTTGGCAACCTCTGAAAGAAGCCCGTCAAATTGAAAAACTATAGGGGCATCAACATACGGTGAGCCTTTTCCGTCCGGTGGATCAGGCAATACATGGCGATTCCCACTGACATCATTTACTTTGCGACAAAAATGACGCACATCCCCATCCCCCATTAAATCCAATTCATTGGCAGTAGCCTGCACACGACGCTGAGATGTATCATATTGCACCCCAAATTGAAGCGCTTGCGTATTTTTGTAGCCAAGTTCATCAAGACGGAGTGTAACATCTTCAACTGTATAACGGCGTAGATGCGGCACAAACCAATCATCAATCCATTCGCCGATCCTGCGCACAGGAGTATCCATTAGGCGTAACTGAGAAATGCAGTCACGCACATCCACGTCCTGTAAGGTCTCGCGGATCCAATCTACGACATGCCAATAAATTCCACCTGACCCATAGAGATATAACCACAAATACCCACCCTTTTTAAGAACACGCGTGATTTCCCGAAGTCCCTGGTCTGGGTTCTCACTATGATGCAATACTCCATTACACCAAACAACATCAAACGATTCATCTTCAAATGGAAGTTCTATCAAGGAATGTTGCTGAAAGGTTAGATTGGTAAACCCCTTTTGAGCAGCACGTTTGCGGGAACTTTCAATGTTGGCAGGGCTAAGATCGACCCCAATCACTTCACGTGCACCACATTGCGCCATCAGAATTGAACCACGCCCCCCGCCACAACCAGCGTCTAAACAGCGCTTATCTTTAAATATATTTAGATCTATTTTATTTGCCTTCAAACGGCTATAAAACGGGGAAAGAAATTCATCAAACGATTTCTCGTCATAGAGCGCAAAAGTATCTCCATAGACAATGGCAGTAAGTTGCTCAAATTCACTCAGTCTTAATTCATTTGACATAACATCTCCTTTTACAATGACAGAAAGGAATAAATGGAATACTTGTCACT of Anaerolineales bacterium contains these proteins:
- a CDS encoding FkbM family methyltransferase; translated protein: MFIPITEKRKKQFCAKLFSGIQSPIGFIDVGSGGALKPPWTLLPTAYLNKIDFDPEEIRSDKQLPVCISNKRGMGTFFIAHDPRASSLHPPSQSFARRFGQDGILTKEGIQVELTTLDSLFMSRHQELDLLDINVEGHDYFVLEGAAQLLKKAFIKCIKIEFELTEVWQGQGWFSEIDKFLRSNGYDLVNIDIEYSRPVNARSIYHQGEPLWGKAIYFPSVSNWEQKRENANIKDDILKAVGLYVILDLPGRAIDILNIAAQYGCIDARVEREKTSEIVSIFHFAKFDYWINRLLRKIG
- a CDS encoding class I SAM-dependent methyltransferase, encoding MTSDLNKQILTEQKGWSAPDSLEFYRSHRNTKDDLYESEKFFLPAVLQEVNSVLDVGCAAGGFSRIMKSFNPKLRYVGVDITPELIETARQDYPDSEFYVNDGVNFPFSAGSFDLVHCTGVLHVNSHYQEMLKAMWEQTNRYLLCDFRLTHTASVLGEIEIRFGENTQATRLPYYIMNVDELMVVVKTLLPAPALIRAKGYMHAVSPTAKIALDQVIMAFFLFEKGSSPTTIIELDLPGN
- a CDS encoding aminotransferase class I/II-fold pyridoxal phosphate-dependent enzyme, giving the protein MILPNEHLLNVRRVKENMGERTEYVRLDRNERVEPVSQAVFQDMLTTLEPEMFCAYPDPTPLYQRLSKTLNVPEEYLYLTNGSDAAIRMLFQTFVRPGDSIIFPDPTYAMYAIYSQIFQAQARTIPYEETMKFDIDLMLEYLMEKPRILAIANPDQPTGSTLSESIIRKLAAAARDVNTLFVVDEAYFPFYPRTVVDLVHEFDNIVITRTFSKVGGLAGLRLGYFAAHPEIVHNVHRIRGAHEVNEMSIAIGNYVLDHPELTEQYLADVEAGRNVLEEAALDLGLGFPECPANFQLIRFTGMNNTQEIVASLKQQGYLVKGGFSSPAVQDCIRITLGGPDVMIGFVDALRCVTKDLWRKP
- a CDS encoding class I SAM-dependent methyltransferase, whose translation is MNNPVCRLCGSADAELIDDKVSDAPESAEYKCRGCEIVYLFPIMSEKEEADFYRAEFEKYMSGRSGATWKSPQIHFRSYQAEGERRLPLVRPFLKPEDDVLEIGSSTGYFLDDLRGHVNSVTGLEPSQAYRDYANSIGIKTYNSLDELSVKRFDVLFLYYVLEHLRDPIGYMASLSAWLKPNGRILLEVPNVDDILLSPYNIPNFAPFYWQKAHYYNFSHKTLKDVLIRAGYDVQMIPAQRYDLSNHMVWMMEGKPGGVGRFKDIFTPGLESAYAEALRKQWKCDTLFAVATRKGEK
- a CDS encoding NAD-dependent epimerase/dehydratase family protein produces the protein MRVLITGGAGFIGSALAHRLIAEGHQVSVVDNLSTGKQANIPQEAEFVEYDLAKADCLNHLPAGKFDAVCHLAAQSSGPASIEMPYYDLQVNAASTLLLSRWCLKNNTSRFLYASSMTVYGNKHASPVSEDAVCEPIAYYGVSKLASEHLLRLASLEGLQATSFRMFSVYGPGQNLGNMKQGMASIFMAYLLRGEEVPVTGPLERFRDFIYIDDVIDAWINALNMKQTPSPIYNLGTGKATTVRELLKTLMDAMRLDKNHPIKELPGSAFDQFGLTANISLAEKELNWKPKMGLSDGLRKMAAWAKKEVL
- a CDS encoding Gfo/Idh/MocA family oxidoreductase yields the protein MKPPELHFALIGCGRIAKNHLGPITEIQGAKLVAVCDLIPERAEGYAQKYNVPAYINYHTMLQKENVDVVCILTPSGIHPQHTIDVISRYKKHVVVEKPMALARDDLARMKSAADTNGVKIFPVYQNRYNKAVQKVRDDLLSGALGKPVLGTVRLRWCRPQTYYDRDAWRGTWAMDGGALTNQGIHYIDLLLYMLGDIESVTARAATQLVDVEVEDTFVATLKFKNGALGVIEVTTAARPDDFEASISVLAEKGTAILTGIASNQLGTYTLNPENANTYSEDFPDAYGFGHWNFFRDVIADLKDEKPHPLSFEEGTRAIRLLNALYRSAEDSREVFLDEGVASHKLGKPDEKLAGLYITEAE
- a CDS encoding class I SAM-dependent methyltransferase, which codes for MSNELRLSEFEQLTAIVYGDTFALYDEKSFDEFLSPFYSRLKANKIDLNIFKDKRCLDAGCGGGRGSILMAQCGAREVIGVDLSPANIESSRKRAAQKGFTNLTFQQHSLIELPFEDESFDVVWCNGVLHHSENPDQGLREITRVLKKGGYLWLYLYGSGGIYWHVVDWIRETLQDVDVRDCISQLRLMDTPVRRIGEWIDDWFVPHLRRYTVEDVTLRLDELGYKNTQALQFGVQYDTSQRRVQATANELDLMGDGDVRHFCRKVNDVSGNRHVLPDPPDGKGSPYVDAPIVFQFDGLLSEVAKNLRKLESQRGFDIAPYKILVSRSVHTKVRSLIENAADFDSKALHKHLTDLNVLLDNFVSNRK